From Pleuronectes platessa chromosome 17, fPlePla1.1, whole genome shotgun sequence, one genomic window encodes:
- the slc35a1 gene encoding CMP-sialic acid transporter — protein sequence MAVENVSVVFKLYCLTVMTLVAATYTVVLRYTRTISSGDLYFSTTAVCITEVIKLVLSLGMLTKETGSLSRLKNALVEHVLYSPKELLKLSVPSVVYGVQNNMAFLALSNLDAAVYQVTYQLKIPCTALCTVLMLNRSLSRLQWFSVFMLCGGVTLVQWRPVEATKVQIEQNPLVGFMAIAVAVICSGFAGVYFEKVLKSSDTSLWVRNIQMYLSGIVVTLMGVFMKDGENVLEKGFFFGYTPWVCFVVLLASVGGLYTSVVVKYTDNIMKGFSAAAAIVISTVASVILFGLQITITFASGALLVCVSIYLYGLPKLDTSKLSQKDAESKQKLITV from the exons atgGCCGTCG AGAACGTGAGCGTGGTGTTCAAGCTCTACTGCCTGACGGTGATGACCCTGGTGGCGGCCACGTACACGGTTGTCCTGCGGTACACGAGGACCATCTCGTCCGGGGACCTGTACTTCTCCACCACCGCCGTGTGCATCACCGAGGTCATTAAACTCGTGCTGAGCCTGGGCATGTTGACAAA AGAGACCGGAAGCCTCAGCCGGCTGAAGAACGCCCTCGTGGAGCACGTGCTCTACAGCCCCAAGGAGCTGCTGAAGCTGAGCGTGCCCTCGGTCGTGTACGGAGTTCAGAACAACATGGCCTTTCTGGCCCTGAGCAACCTCGATGCTGCAGTTTATCAG gTGACCTATCAGCTGAAGATCCCGTGCACGGCCCTGTGCACGGTCCTCATGCTGAACCGCTCTCTGAGCCGGCTGCAGTGGTTCTCTGTCTTCATGCTCTGCGGAGGCGTCACACTCGTACAGTGGCGGCCTGTTGAAGCCACCAAAGTCCAG atcgAGCAAAATCCTTTAGTTGGCTTCATGGCCATCGCCGTTGCTGTCATCTGCTCTGGATTTGCAG GTGTTTACTTTGAGAAGGTGCTGAAGAGCTCCGACACGTCCTTGTGGGTGAGGAACATACAGATGTACCTGTCGGGCATCGTGGTCACACTGATGGGAGTTTTCATGAAGGACGGTGAAAACGTTCTGGAAAAAGGCTTCTTTTTCGGTTACACACCCTGGGTGTGCTTTGTAGTGT TGCTGGCCAGTGTGGGGGGTCTGTACACGTCGGTGGTGGTGAAGTACACGGACAACATCATGAAAGGCTTCTCCGCCGCGGCCGCCATCGTCATCTCCACTGTTGCATCCGTCATCTTGTTTGGCCTACAGATAA CAATCACATTTGCCTCTGGTGCCTTACTCGTGTGCGTCTCCATCTACCTGTATGGACTTCCAAAGCTGGACACGTCCAAGCTGAGCCAGAAGGACGCAGAGTCCAAACAGAAGCTGATCACTGTGTGA